From Thermoleophilum album:
ACCTGTGGCTGCTGGCGCGGCGACCGCGCCCGCAATGGGTGACAGTCGCCGCGCTCGTGTCGGGCTGCGCACTGGTCGCAGCGGCGGTCGCGAACGACAGCGGGGCAAGCGCCTACGCGCTCTTCTTCGTCTGGCTGGTGATAGAGGCCGCGCTGCTGCTGCCGCCCACGGCCGCATTCGCGTATTTCACCCTGACGGCCGCTGCGTACGCGCTCGCTCTGGCCCTCGCACCGCACACGGGTAGCGAGGCGCAGCGCTGGCTTTTGACCGTCGGCACGAGCGGGGTCGCCGGCTTCGTGGTGGGCCATTTGCGCGAGCGCACGCTGGCCGCGACAGCGCACCTGTCCGCCGCTGCCAACACCGACGCCCTTACCGGGCTGCTCAACCGCCGGGGCTTCGACGGTGTGCTCGAGCGCGAGCTCGAGCGCGCGCAGCGCAGTGGTCGTCCCTTGAGCATTGCGCTCGGCGACGTAGATGGCTTGAAGGCAATCAACGATAGCCTCGGCCACCATGTCGGCGACCGCGCGATCGTCGCCGTCGCACGTCTACTCGCTGCCGCGACACGCACGATCGACGTCTCGGCACGCTTCGGCGGCGACGAGTTCGCGCTCGTTCTGCCCGAGGCCGACGCCGACGGCGCGCGGGCGCTCGCCGAGCGCGTGCGCAAGGAGGTAGCCGGCTCGTCCCTCGTGCCCGCGGGGGTGACGATCAGTTTCGGGGTGGCCGAGGCGAGCGCCGGGCGGGCCACCGCCGAGGCGCTGCTGCGCGCCGCAGACGGAGCGCTCTACGGCGCGAAGGCGGCGGGCGGCGACAGGACCGCCGTCGCCGACCCCCCAGCCGGCGACGGGTCCGCGCCACCTGTTACAAAGTAGTCACAAAGTCGCGAAGTTCGGTAGCGTTCCGAACGCAAGCGAAGCGCCCGAGCGCGCGCACTCACCAGGCCACACGCTCCGGCGGTTCGCTGCCATCTCTCGAAGCCATGCAGAACGGGTACAGCAACGATGACCGACCCATCACCCCTGAACCCTGCGGGCGCAGGGCTCACGCTGGTGGGTGCGATGCTTCTGTTCGCAGCGCTCGGGTTGGGCGTCGGGGAGATTGTCGGTGCCCCCGTCCTCGTCGGGCTCGTCGGTCTATTCGCAGGCGCGGTGGTCGGGGTAGCGCTTGTCCGCGCACGCTTTAGGGATCTCTGAGCCGATGGCTGCCGCCCCGACAAGTCGCCTCGTCGAGCTCCTCGACCTCGCCGTGCTGGCAGCCGCGGTGTCGGTTGCCGCGCTCGTCGGCGCTCCCGCGCTCGGCATCGCCATCGGCAGCGGCGTGTGGGTCGCGCAGCGCGTCGCCGGCGATCTCACGGCGCGGCGGGCGCTCGCTCTCGGGCGAGCCAAGGCCGGTCTCGGCATTCTCGCCGCAGGACTTCTGCTGCGCGCCTGGATGGTCGCCTTCGGTCTGCTCGCGGCGGGCGTGATCGACCGCCGCGCCGGCCTCGTCGCGGCGCTGCTCGTCGCGCTAGCCGTCAACGCGCGTTTGGCGGTCGAGCTGCCGAGGCGGTTGCGCGGCGTGAAAGTGGAGGCAGCACGGTGAGCGCGGCGGTTCGCGCGATGAGCGTGCGCGCCAAGGTCATGCTCGGCCTCGGCATCTACCTCGCCGTCACGGTCGCGCTGCTGCTGCTCTTCCCGTCCGAGGGCAAGAACGAAAGCTTTAAACCGGTCGAGGAGTTCCGCCTCGACCCGTGGGTCGAGATCAAGGTCGCCGGCATCGATCTGAGCATCAACAAGGCGGTGCTCTACCTGGTGATCTCGTGCCTTTTGACGGTCGCCTTCATGACCTGGATCGCGCGCCGCATGCAGGCGCGGCCGAACCGTGTGCAGGCAGCGGTAGAGGCGCTCTACGACCTCACCTACACGACGATCGCGCGCCAGAACATGTCGCCGCAGATGGCTGCGCGCTGGTTCCCGTTCGTCGGTGCCCTCTTCTTCTTCATCTGGGTTTCGAACCTCGTTGGTTACATCCCGCTGCCGATCAACACCCACGCCACGGTCGCAGTCTTCGGTATCGAGTTCCCGGCGTTCGCGATCTACGCCGCCACCGCCAACCTCTCCGTGCCGCTGGTGCTCGCGGCGGTCGTTTGGCTCTCGTACCACCTCGAGGGGATCCGCGAGAAGGGGCTGGCTGCGTACCTGTCTTCCTGGATTCCCTCCGGGACGCCGGCGGCGATGCGCCCGATGATGTTCGCGATCGAGCTGATCTCGCACTCGGTGCGGTTGATCTCGCTTTCGGTCCGGCTCTTCGCGAACATGCTCGCCGGCCACCTGATGATCCTGTTCATGGCCGGCGGTCTGGCGGTGCTGCTCGGCGTCGCCGCGATCGCCTGGGTGACGCTGCCGCTCGCGGTCTTCTTCTTCGTCTTCGAGGTCGTCCTAGTGGCGACGCTGCAGGCGTTCATCTTCGCCACGCTCACGTCCATCTACTTCGGCGAGGCAACCGCCGAGGGTCACTGAAAGGAAGGAGGACAGCTTGATCGCCGATCTGCTTCTGCCCCTGGCCGAGGTCAGCGACTCCGGTCTCAAGTCGATCGCGCTCGGTGTCGGCGCCGGTCTCGGTTCGCTCGGCGTCGGTATCGGTCTCGGCATCATGTTCGGCCGCGTGATCGAGGCGGTCGCGCGCCAGCCCGAGCTGCGTCAGGAGATCACGAGCATCCAGTGGCTCGCGTTCGCGCTGATCGAGGCGGTGGTCTTCTACGCAGCGATCTTCGGATTGATCGCGTTCTTCCTGTGAGCAGGTGATCGGGCCGATCGACATCAGTTCGCTCGCGCTGCCGCTCGCCGCTGAAGGCGGCGGCGACTCGAGCTTCCTGATCTCGCCCAGCGTCGGGCTGATGATCTGGACGCTCGTCGCCTTTGGCGTCACGCTCTGGCTGCTCAACCGCTACGCGTTTCCGCAGATCGCGCAGGCGCTCGACCGGCGCCGACGCGAGATCGAGGAGTCGCTCGAGCGCGCCGAGCGGGCCAAGCGCGAGGCCGACGCCCTCGTCGAGGAGTACCGCGCGCGTCTGCGCGAGGCGCGCGAACAGGCCGAGGACATCCTCGTGCGGGCACAGCGGGCGGCCGAGGAAGAGGTCGACCGCGCGCGCGAGGAAGGCCGCAAACAGCGCGAGGAGCTGCTCGCTGCGGCGCGCCGTGACATCGAAGCGGAAACGCGGCGCGCGCTCGACCAGATCCGCCGCGAGGTCGCCGAGCTCACGGTCGAGGTGACCGAGAAGATCACCCGGCGCTCGCTGACCCCGGACGACCACAAGCGGATGATCGAGGACGCTTTGCGCGAGCTCGACTTCGCGGCCCTGGCCCCGCAGGGCGGTAGCGCGGGCGAAGGCGGGACGAACGCGAGCGGGAGGTAGCGGAGGCGTGGACGAGCTCGCTCGCAACTACGCCCGCGCGCTCTTCGAGTCGGCGCGCGACGCGGGCGTGCTCGACCGTATCCGCGACGAGCTCGAAGCGCTGGCGCGCGGGCTGCGCGAGAGTCGCGAGCTGCGGCTCTTCTTCAACTCGCCGTACTTCTCGCGCGACGAGAAGCGTGCCGGTGTTCGCAAGGTCGTGCACGGCGCCGACGAGCGTCTCGTGCGCTTCCTCGAGCTGCTCGCCGAGCGCCACCGCTTCCCGCTGCTCGACCGCATCCGCCGCGAGTTCGACCGCTTGTGGGCCGAGCACAACCGCCTGCTCGACGTCGAGGTGGCTGCAGCGATCGAACTCGACGAGGGGCTTGTGCGCGAAATCGGCCAGCGCATCGAGCAGCAGACGGGACGGCGTGTGCGTCTGGCGCGCCGCGTCGATCCCGAGCTGATCGGGGGACTCGTAGTGCGCGTCGGCAACGTCGTGCTCGACGCGAGCGTCCGCAACCGTTTGGAGAGACTGAAGCGAGAGGTGGCTTCCGCCGCCTAGGAGGGGACTTCCAGCCGATGCAGATCCAGATCCGACCCGACGAGATAACGAGCATCCTGCGCAGCCGTATCGAGGGGCTCGAAGGCTCCGCCGCCGAGCTCGCCGAGGTCGGTACGGTCATCTCGGTCGCCGACGGCATCTGTCGTATCCACGGCCTCGACGACTGCATGTCGATGGAGCTTCTCGAGCTCCCGCACGGCGTCACCGGTCTGGCGCTGAACCTCGAGTCCGACAACGTCGGTGCCGTGCTCTTCGGTCCCTGGGACCGCATCGAGGAGGGCGACCAGGTCAAGCGCACCCGCCGGCTGCTCGAGGTGCCGGTGGGTGACGCACTGCTCGGCCGCATCGTCGACCCGCTCGGTCGTCCCCTCGACGGCAAAGGCGATGTCCACACCACCGAAACGCGACCGGCCGAGTTCAAAGCGCCAGGCGTCGTTCAGCGCCAGCCGGTCAAGGAGCCGATGCTCACCGGCATCAAGGCGATCGACGCGATGACGAACGTCGGCCGCGGCCAGCGCGAGCTGATCATCGGCGACCGCCAGACCGGCAAGACGTCGATCTGCATCGACACGATCATCAACAACAAGGACAAGGACCTGATCTGCGTTTACGTCGCGATCGGGCAGCGGATGGCGACGGTCGTCGATGTGGCACAGCAGCTCGAGGAGCACGGCGCGCTCGAGCACACGATCATCGTCGCCGCCCCGGCCGACGAGGCGGCGCCGATCAAGTACCTCGCGCCGTACGCCGGCTGCGCGATGGCCGAGCACTACCTCTACTCCGGCCGTCACGCGCTCGTCATCTACGACGACCTCACCAAGCACGCCTACGCCTACCGGCAGATGTCGCTGCTACTGCGCCGTCCGCCCGGCCGCGAGGCGTACCCCGGCGACGTCTTCTATCTGCACTCGCGGCTGCTCGAGCGGGCGGTGAAGCTCTCCGACGAGCTGGGCGGCGGTTCGCTCACTGCTCTGCCGATCATCGAAACGCAGGCTGGCGACGTGTCGGCGTACATCCCGACCAACGTCATCTCGATCACCGACGGCCAGATCTACCTCGAGGCCGACCTGTTCCGCGCCGGTGTTCGCCCGGCGATCAACGTTGGAATTTCGGTGTCGCGCGTCGGCGGTTCGGCACAGACCTTGCCGATGAAGAAGGTCGCCGGTCGCCTGCGTCTCGAGCTGTCGCAGTACCGCGAGCTCGAAGCCTTCGCCCAGTTCGGGTCCGAGCTCGACCCCGAAACACAGCGCACGCTGGCGCGCGGCGAGCGCCTGGTCGAGACGCTCAAACAGGGCGAGCGCGAGCCGTGGGCGGTTGAGGACCAGGTCGCAGCGATTTATTCCGGTACCGGCGGCTGGCTCGACCGCATCAAGACCGAGCGGGTGCAGGAGTTCCACCGCTTCCTGTTGGCGCGGCTCCACGCCGAGAACAAGGACCTCATGGAGCGCATCGCCGCCGGCCAGTGGGACGACGAGATCGAGGCGCAGCTCGGGCGTGCGATCGCCGACGCGATCGACGATTTCGGCCCCGACTTCGACGCCGAGGGCAACCCGCTGGCAGAAGGCGAGTCCGATCGCATCCGCTCCGAGGAGGAGCGCGCGCGGCCGGGTCGCACCGCCGAGGCGCAAGCGGCGACCGAGGCTGCCTGATTAAGCGGTACGGGATTTAGGGAGCAAGCGCTGACGAAGACGGCAAGTGGCATCGCTACGTGACATCCGGCGCCGCATCCAGTCGGTGCGCAACGTGCGCAAGATCACGCGCGCGATGGAGATGGTGGCGGCCGCGCGTCTGCGCCGTGCCGAGCAGCGCATCGCCGCACTGCGACCCTACGCCGACGCGCTGCGGACGATGACGCGTCGCGCTGCCGAGGCCGCCGAGCGGCTGCCGTCGCTGCCGATCCTTGAGCCGCGCGAACGGGTCGAGCGTGTCGCGCTTCTGCTCGTCACCGGCGACCGTGGCCTGGCTGGTCCCTTCAACTCGCAGATTCTCCGTGCCGGCCAGGTGCGTGCGCGCGAGTGGCGGAGCGAGGGCGCTGCTGTCGAGTGGCACGTCGTCGGCCGCCGCGGTGCCTCGTCGCTGCGCTTTCGCGGTGTCGAACTGGCGGGCGAGTACACGGGCTTCACTGACCGCCCGTCGTACGCCGACGCCCGTAACATCGCCGACGAGCTCACGGCTGCTTTCGTCGACGGTCGCGTCGATCGCGTCGAGGTGATCTACAACCACTACATCTCGCCGCTGCGCCAGCTCGTGCGCCGCGACACGCTGCTCCCGCTCCAGCAGGCCGAGGTCGTTGGGGCGTTCGACGGCAGCTCTGGTGAGGGCGCCGACCAAGCCGACGGCGAGGCAGTGACTGGAGTCAAGCCGCTGTGGTTGTACCAGCCCGAGCCCGAGGAGATCCTTGCGCGGCTTGTGCCCGACTACGTCGAGGTTTCGATCTTCCGGGCGCTGCTCGAGTCCGCAGCCTCCGAGCACGGGGCGCGGATGACAGCGATGCGCAACGCGTCCGAGAACGCCGCGGAGTTGATCGACAAGCTCACGCTGCAAGCCAACCGCCAGCGGCAGGCGGAGATCACGCAGGAGATCATGGAGGTCGTCGCGGGCGCCGAGGCGCTCGAGTAAGCAAGGGGAGACGTCAGGTGGAAGCAGGTATCGAGAAGACGGTGGCAGAACGGCAGTCGAACGGCACGCAGAACGCCGGGGAGAACGTCGGCCGCGTCGAGGAGGTGCGCGGCGTGGTGATCGAGGCCGTCTTCCCCGAGCGTCTGCCCGAGATCTACAACGCGCTCGAGCTCGAGATCGAGGTCGAGGGCGAGAAGCGGCGGCTCGTCGCCGAGGTGCAGCAGCACGTCGGTGACGATCGCGTACGCGCCGTGGCAATGGACTCTACCGACGGCCTGTCCCGCGGTGCCGAAGTGCGCGACACGGGCGGGCCGATCACCGTCCCAGTTGGAAAGGCCACCCTCGGCCGGATCTTCAACCTCCTCGGCGAGCCGATCGACGAGGGTCCGCCGGTGGAGGCCGAGGAGCGCTGGCCGATCCACCGCCCGGCGCCGAGCGTCGAGAACCTCACGCCGACGCGCGAGGTGTTCGAGACGGGCATCAAGGTCATCGACCTGCTCGCGCCCTACGCCAAGGGCGGAAAGGTCGGTCTCTTCGGCGGCGCCGGCGTCGGTAAGACCGTCCTGATCCAGGAGCTGATCCGCAACATCGCCGAAGAGCACGAGGGTCTGTCGGCTTTCTGCGGTGTCGGCGAGCGCACGCGCGAGGGCAACGACCTCTGGCTCGAGATGAAGGAGTCGGGCGTGCTCGACAAGACGATCCTCGTCTTCGGGCAGATGAACGAGCCGCCTGGCGCGCGCATGCGCGTCGCCCTCTCCGGTCTGACGATGGCCGAGTACTTCCGTGAGACCACCGGCCAGGACGTGCTGCTGTTCATCGACAACATCTTCCGCTTCGTCCAGGCCGGTTCCGAGGTCTCGGCGCTGCTCGGACGGATGCCCTCGCAGGTCGGCTACCAGCCGACGCTCGAGACCGAGATGGGTCAGCTCCAGGAGCGCATCACCTCGACCCGCAAGGGATCGGTGACCTCGGTGCAGGCGATCTACGTGCCCGCCGACGACCTAACCGACCCCGCACCGGCCTCGGTGTTCGCGCACCTCAACGCGACGACGGTGTTGTCGCGCTCGATCGCCGAGAAGGGCATCTACCCGGCGGTCGACCCGCTCGACTCGACCTCGACGATCCTCAAGCCCGAGATCGTCGGCGAAGAACACTTCCGGGTCGCCAACCAGGTGCGCCAGATTCTGCAGCGCTACAAGGAGCTGCAGGACATCATCGCGATCCTCGGTATCGACGAGCTCTCCGACGAAGACAAGCTCACGGTGCAGCGGGCGCGCAAGATCGAGCGCTTCCTCTCGCAGCCGTTCTTCGTCGCCGAGCAGTTCACCGGCACACCCGGCCGCTACGTCAAGATCGAGGACACCGTGCGCTCGTTCAAGGAGATCATCGAGGGCAAGCACGACGAGATCCCCGAGCGTGCCTTCTACATGAAGGGGACGATCGAGGAAGTGATCGCCGACGCCCGCGACGCCCGCGAGCGCGAGGAGGCGGAGCGGCGCAAGCGCGGCGAAGATGCCTGAGGGCGCAGCGACCACCGCTGTTAAAAGCACGGGCGACAACGTGGGAAGGGCGGTGTAGCAGGTGGCCCACCAGAAGTTCAGGGCGCGCGTTCTGACTCCCGAGGGAGAGGCCTTCGCTGGCGAAGTCGAGATGGTGTCGACACGTACCGCGACCGGCGTAGTCGGCATCCTCGCCCGTCACCAGCCGCTGCTCGCGATCCTCGAGCCGACCGAGCTGCGCCTCTACCGCACAGAGAGCGAGATCGAGCGCTTCGCCCAGGCCGAGGGGTATCTGCAGGTCGCCGAGGGCGAGGCGCTGATCCTCGTCGAGGAGGCGCACCGTCCCGAGGACCTCGATCGCTCCGAGCTCGAGCAGCGGTTGCGCGAAGCGCGTGAACGCTACGAACAGGCAGCCGACGGCAGCGAGGAGCAACGGCGCGCGCAGCGGGCGGTACGGCGTCTCGAGGCGTTTCTCGAAGTCGTTACGGCCTGAGTGGGTGGCGCCGCTCGGGGTGGTCGTCAGAGACGGGCATGCGTGATCTCACCGCAGAGGAGGTCCGCGTACTCGGCTGCTTGATCGAGAAGCAGCGGACGACACCCGATCAGTATCCGCTGACGCTCAACGCGCTTCGTAACGCCTGCAACCAGACGACCAACCGCGATCCGGTCGTCGACTACAGCGAGGACACGATTCGCCGCGCGCTCGAGCGTCTCATACACCGCGGCTGGGTACGCAACGCGAGCTGGGCGGGCAGCCGGGCGATGAAGTACCGGCACCTGCTCGACCAGCAGCTGAACCTCGACGAGCGCTCGCTCGCTCTGCTTGCCGTGCTGATGCTGCGCGGACCCCAAACGGCGGCCGAGCTCCGCCAGCGAAGCGAGCGCTTGTACCGCTTCGCATCACCAGAAGAGGTCGAGCAGGTGCTCGCCGAGCTGGCGGCGCGCGATCTCGTCGCGCAGCTTCCGCGCCGTGCCGGAGAAAGGGGCCGGCGCTACGTGCATCTGCTCAGCGCTCAGTTCGCCGACGGGGCTGACCTTGCAGCCGGCCGCTCCGCGCGCGACGACGACGGCGCGGCATCGGTGCCGGGCCCGCACGGCGAGCCGCGGTCGTCAACCGGTCTCGGTGCGGTGGAGGGCGCCGACGTTGCAGCGCCGACACTTGCCGAGCGGGTCGCTGCGCTCGAACGACGGATCGCCGAACTCGAACGCAAGCTGAACGAGCTCGCTGGTTGAATCGAGGAGGCACGGGGCACGGAAGCTCAGCGGCTGTAGCCGCGCCGTTCGAACTGCGCTCGCGCCTCTTCGACCTCTTCTGGGCTGAGCGGTCGAGGCGTGCCGACGGCGTGAGCGCGCACGAGCAGGTCACAAAGCCATTCGAGTAGGCGCGCGGCTCCAACCGCTTCATCTAACGTCTCGCCGACGGCGACGGCCCCGTGGTTCGCCAGGAGCGCGGCGCGACGGTCGCGCAGGGCCTCGATCGCGACTTCGGCCAGCTCTGGGCTGCCGAACCGCCGGTACGGTGCAACTCGTACCGGCCCGCCGAGCAAGACCATCTCGTAGTGGATGCACGGCAGCTCGCCCTCGAGCGTGCAGGCCACGGCGGTTGCGGAGGGCGAGTGCGTGTGGACGACCGCGCCGACGCTGTGGTGCTCGTAGACAGCGAGGTGGAGTGGAAGCTCGGACGATGGTGCCAGGCGCCCGGCGACGAGTTCGCCCGAGCAATCGACGATCGTCACCTGTCCCGCACGCAGCTCACCCAGGTTCGAGCCGGCCGGGGTGATCGCGATATGGTCGCCGTCGCGAGCGCTGACGTTGCCCTGCGTGCGCGTCACTAACCCCTCGGCCGCGAGTGTCCGCGAGGCGTCGGCGACGGCATGGCGCAGTTCGAGCAGTGGGTCGGCAGGATTTCGGCGCATCGATAGAGAGAGCCCTCGGGACGCTAGCGAAAGCGCCGCAGACGCAACGAGTTCGTGACCACCGAGATGCTCGAGAGTGCCATCGCGATACCGGCGATGGCAGGGTTGAGTAGACCTGCGGCCGCTACCGGCAGCGCGACGAGGTTGTAGGCGAACGCCCACGCGAGGTTCTGACGGATCGTTCGCAGCGCACGGCGCGACAGTGCGATAGCGCGCGGTACGAGGCGCAGGTCGCTACCGACGAGCGTGATGTCCGAAGCCTCAATGGCGACGTCGGTGCCACTGCCGACGGCGATGCCGACATCGGCGCTCGCTAGGGCGGGAGCGTCGTTGATCCCGTCGCCCACCATGGCCACCGCGAAACCGCGCGCGCGCAGTTGCTCGACGATCGCTGCCTTTTCGTGCGGTAGGACCCCGGCGACCACCTCCGAGATCCCGACGCGCTCGGCGACTGCCGAGGCGACACGCTGCTCGTCACCAGTTACGAGCACGGGCTCGATCCCCTGTCGGCGTAGCTCGGCAATCGCTTCCGCTGCTTCTGGCCGTGGCTCGTCGGAGACTGCCAGCACTGCTGCGACGCGACCGTCGACGGCGAGCACGACCGTCGTCCGTCCTTCCCTCGCGGCGCGATCGAGCGCATCTCGCACCGCTGCGGAGAGGTCGATGCCGCGTTGGGCGATCAGAGCGGGACGAGCCACCACGACCTCGTGTCCCGCTACCTCTCCCTCGACGCCGCGACCGGCGTGTGCGCGGAAGCCGCTGACCGTCGGCAACTCTCCGCACCGTTTCGCCGCGGCGGTCACGATCGCGCGCGCGATCGGGTGTTCCGACGCGCGCTCGACAGCGCCCGCCAGTTGCAGGGCGCGTTCAGTATCGAAACCGTCGAAGGTCTCGACTCCGACGAGTGTCATCTCGCCGCGCGTCACGGTGCCGGTCTTGTCGAGAAGTGCGCGGCGAAGCCGACGCGCCCGCTCGAGCACCTCTGGCCCCTTGATGAGGATGCCAAGCTCGGCCCCGCGCCCTGTGGCGGCGACGACGGCTGTCGGCGTCGCCAGCCCGAGCGCACAGGGGCACGCGACGACGAGCACCGCTACGGCCGCAGTGAGTGCGAAGGTGAAGGGCTCACCGACAGCGAGCCAAGACAGCAATGTGGTGGCGCTCAGCGCGAGAACGACCGGTACGAACACCCCGGCGACGCGATCGGCGAGGCGCTCGATGCGCGCCTTGCCGGCTTGCGCGTTTTCCACCAGGCGCGTGATCTGCGCAAGTGTGGTATCGGCCCCGACGCGTGTAGCACGCACTACTAGCCGGCCGTCGGTGGCGATTGCGCCACCGACTACCTCGTCGCCGGGACCGACAGCGACCGGCAGCGATTCTCCGGTGACCAGCGCGAGATCGAGCGCTGCTTGGCCGCTCGCTACTACGCCGTCGGTGGCGACGCGTTCACCGGGCCGAACGACGAACAGCTGGCCGACAGCGAGCTCCGCCGCGGGGATGCGAAGCTCGCGGCCGTCGTCGGTTAGCAGCGTGGCCTCGGACGGGGCCAGTTCGAGGAGTTTGCGCACCGCGCTGCCGGCGGCCCGCCGAGCCCGCGTTTCTATCCACCTTCCGGCCAGCGTGGCGGCAGCGACGGCAGCAGCGATCTCGAAGTACACCTCCTCGCCACCCGCTGATCGCCGAGGCACGAGCGTGAACTGCATGTGCGTATCGGGGTCGCCGGCTTCCCCGAAGAGAAGCGCCGCGACTGAATAGGTCCACGCCGCGGCGACACCCAGCGTGATCAGTGTGTCCATGTTGACCGCGCGGTGACGAGCCGCGCGCAGCGCCGCCCTATGGATCGGCCATGCTGCCCACCACACCACGGGTGTCGCGAGGGCGAAGGCAACCCACTGCCAATAGCGGAACTGCAGAGCTGGCACCATCGAGACCAAAACGACGGGCGCCGTCAGTGCCAGCGCTACCTTGGCGCGTTTGCCCAGATTGGCGTCGGCGGCGTGGTGATGGGCGTGGTCGTGGTGTTCGGCGGACGCGCGTTGCGCCTCCGGTGCGTGCAGCTCGTATCGTGTGGCGGGCGCAGCCGCCCGCTGCGATCGAGCGGGAGTTCGCGCGTCGTAGCCCACTGATCTGACCGCTTCGACGAGTTTCGCTGCTGCTTGTGGGCTAGCGGCGTCGGTGAGCTCGATGTGCGCCTTGTTTGTTGCGAGGTTGACCCGGGCTTTCCGCACGCCCTCGACCGCAGCGAGCGCGCTTTCCACGCGTTTCACGCACGAGGCGCAGTGCAAGCCTTCCAGCTCGAGATCGATGGTGCCCGGCTGCGTCCCCGCGGCGTGCTCGCTAGTACCCATAGGGGGTATGCTAGCGCTAATGAGTGCACCCGGTTACAGCGAGGACAAGGAAAGAGTCCTCAAGCGCCTTCGCCGCATCGAAGGGCAGGTG
This genomic window contains:
- the atpF gene encoding F0F1 ATP synthase subunit B — translated: MIGPIDISSLALPLAAEGGGDSSFLISPSVGLMIWTLVAFGVTLWLLNRYAFPQIAQALDRRRREIEESLERAERAKREADALVEEYRARLREAREQAEDILVRAQRAAEEEVDRAREEGRKQREELLAAARRDIEAETRRALDQIRREVAELTVEVTEKITRRSLTPDDHKRMIEDALRELDFAALAPQGGSAGEGGTNASGR
- a CDS encoding F0F1 ATP synthase subunit gamma, with the protein product MASLRDIRRRIQSVRNVRKITRAMEMVAAARLRRAEQRIAALRPYADALRTMTRRAAEAAERLPSLPILEPRERVERVALLLVTGDRGLAGPFNSQILRAGQVRAREWRSEGAAVEWHVVGRRGASSLRFRGVELAGEYTGFTDRPSYADARNIADELTAAFVDGRVDRVEVIYNHYISPLRQLVRRDTLLPLQQAEVVGAFDGSSGEGADQADGEAVTGVKPLWLYQPEPEEILARLVPDYVEVSIFRALLESAASEHGARMTAMRNASENAAELIDKLTLQANRQRQAEITQEIMEVVAGAEALE
- a CDS encoding F0F1 ATP synthase subunit delta — encoded protein: MDELARNYARALFESARDAGVLDRIRDELEALARGLRESRELRLFFNSPYFSRDEKRAGVRKVVHGADERLVRFLELLAERHRFPLLDRIRREFDRLWAEHNRLLDVEVAAAIELDEGLVREIGQRIEQQTGRRVRLARRVDPELIGGLVVRVGNVVLDASVRNRLERLKREVASAA
- the atpB gene encoding F0F1 ATP synthase subunit A encodes the protein MSAAVRAMSVRAKVMLGLGIYLAVTVALLLLFPSEGKNESFKPVEEFRLDPWVEIKVAGIDLSINKAVLYLVISCLLTVAFMTWIARRMQARPNRVQAAVEALYDLTYTTIARQNMSPQMAARWFPFVGALFFFIWVSNLVGYIPLPINTHATVAVFGIEFPAFAIYAATANLSVPLVLAAVVWLSYHLEGIREKGLAAYLSSWIPSGTPAAMRPMMFAIELISHSVRLISLSVRLFANMLAGHLMILFMAGGLAVLLGVAAIAWVTLPLAVFFFVFEVVLVATLQAFIFATLTSIYFGEATAEGH
- the atpD gene encoding F0F1 ATP synthase subunit beta; this encodes MAERQSNGTQNAGENVGRVEEVRGVVIEAVFPERLPEIYNALELEIEVEGEKRRLVAEVQQHVGDDRVRAVAMDSTDGLSRGAEVRDTGGPITVPVGKATLGRIFNLLGEPIDEGPPVEAEERWPIHRPAPSVENLTPTREVFETGIKVIDLLAPYAKGGKVGLFGGAGVGKTVLIQELIRNIAEEHEGLSAFCGVGERTREGNDLWLEMKESGVLDKTILVFGQMNEPPGARMRVALSGLTMAEYFRETTGQDVLLFIDNIFRFVQAGSEVSALLGRMPSQVGYQPTLETEMGQLQERITSTRKGSVTSVQAIYVPADDLTDPAPASVFAHLNATTVLSRSIAEKGIYPAVDPLDSTSTILKPEIVGEEHFRVANQVRQILQRYKELQDIIAILGIDELSDEDKLTVQRARKIERFLSQPFFVAEQFTGTPGRYVKIEDTVRSFKEIIEGKHDEIPERAFYMKGTIEEVIADARDAREREEAERRKRGEDA
- the atpA gene encoding F0F1 ATP synthase subunit alpha; amino-acid sequence: MQIRPDEITSILRSRIEGLEGSAAELAEVGTVISVADGICRIHGLDDCMSMELLELPHGVTGLALNLESDNVGAVLFGPWDRIEEGDQVKRTRRLLEVPVGDALLGRIVDPLGRPLDGKGDVHTTETRPAEFKAPGVVQRQPVKEPMLTGIKAIDAMTNVGRGQRELIIGDRQTGKTSICIDTIINNKDKDLICVYVAIGQRMATVVDVAQQLEEHGALEHTIIVAAPADEAAPIKYLAPYAGCAMAEHYLYSGRHALVIYDDLTKHAYAYRQMSLLLRRPPGREAYPGDVFYLHSRLLERAVKLSDELGGGSLTALPIIETQAGDVSAYIPTNVISITDGQIYLEADLFRAGVRPAINVGISVSRVGGSAQTLPMKKVAGRLRLELSQYRELEAFAQFGSELDPETQRTLARGERLVETLKQGEREPWAVEDQVAAIYSGTGGWLDRIKTERVQEFHRFLLARLHAENKDLMERIAAGQWDDEIEAQLGRAIADAIDDFGPDFDAEGNPLAEGESDRIRSEEERARPGRTAEAQAATEAA
- a CDS encoding YceH family protein; the encoded protein is MRDLTAEEVRVLGCLIEKQRTTPDQYPLTLNALRNACNQTTNRDPVVDYSEDTIRRALERLIHRGWVRNASWAGSRAMKYRHLLDQQLNLDERSLALLAVLMLRGPQTAAELRQRSERLYRFASPEEVEQVLAELAARDLVAQLPRRAGERGRRYVHLLSAQFADGADLAAGRSARDDDGAASVPGPHGEPRSSTGLGAVEGADVAAPTLAERVAALERRIAELERKLNELAG
- a CDS encoding ATP synthase F0 subunit C is translated as MIADLLLPLAEVSDSGLKSIALGVGAGLGSLGVGIGLGIMFGRVIEAVARQPELRQEITSIQWLAFALIEAVVFYAAIFGLIAFFL
- the atpC gene encoding ATP synthase F1 subunit epsilon; the encoded protein is MAHQKFRARVLTPEGEAFAGEVEMVSTRTATGVVGILARHQPLLAILEPTELRLYRTESEIERFAQAEGYLQVAEGEALILVEEAHRPEDLDRSELEQRLREARERYEQAADGSEEQRRAQRAVRRLEAFLEVVTA
- a CDS encoding GGDEF domain-containing protein: MSPRRRALAVRDRLRRGRRALDPRASSPADPPPLPRPADPLVQLRPAGPLASAGGLRTLSLAFGCGGLLGVASLLVPRAPSSRAHVLLPLALVALALGLYLWLLARRPRPQWVTVAALVSGCALVAAAVANDSGASAYALFFVWLVIEAALLLPPTAAFAYFTLTAAAYALALALAPHTGSEAQRWLLTVGTSGVAGFVVGHLRERTLAATAHLSAAANTDALTGLLNRRGFDGVLERELERAQRSGRPLSIALGDVDGLKAINDSLGHHVGDRAIVAVARLLAAATRTIDVSARFGGDEFALVLPEADADGARALAERVRKEVAGSSLVPAGVTISFGVAEASAGRATAEALLRAADGALYGAKAAGGDRTAVADPPAGDGSAPPVTK